CGTGGCGGGGACGGGGACGCCGGCGTCGCGGCCGTGGGCGACGACGCTGCCGTGGAGGGCGTCGAGCTCCATGCGCTTGCCGTGGGTGAGGTCGTAGTGGAGGCTGGAGTACTGGTCGTCGCTTCCCTCCTGCATGGCGTCGAGCCATTTGCCGACGGGGTCCCAGTCGAAGCGGACGCCCTTCGCGTGGGCGACGGCGACGACTTCCTCCATCACCTGCCGGTAGAGGCTCCAGGATTCGTCGTTCGCGCGGACGCGGCCGAGCGGCTGGCGGGTGGCGGCGGTGAGGCCGGCCTGCGCGCAGATGAGCGCGAACTTATCCCAGAGCGTCGCGTGGACGTTCTCGGTGTACTTCGCGCTCATCCCGGTGGCTTCCTCGCAGGCGTCGAGGAAGGCGTCGGCGAGCGCGGAGCGTTCCGGGGGTTCCTCGTCGATGTCGTGGTACTGGCCGTAGAGGATGTGCGCGGGGCCGCCGGTGTGTTCGACGACGCCGGGTTCCTTGATGGTGGAGAAGATGTAGGTGACGCCGCCCCAGACGCGCTCGCTGCCGACGGCGTCGACGAGGACGGGTTCGTTGTCGACGCCGTTCTGCACGCTGAGCACCGCGCCGTCGTCGGCGAGGAGGCCGTCGAGGTCGGCGGCGGCGTCGGCGGTGTCGAAGGATTTCACGCAGAAGACGACGACGTCGACCGGGTCGATCTCGCTCGGGTCGTCGGTCGCGGGGAGGTCGACGTGGAAGTCGCCCTCGACTGATTCGACGGTG
This sequence is a window from Halocalculus aciditolerans. Protein-coding genes within it:
- a CDS encoding ketopantoate reductase family protein gives rise to the protein MRIAIYGAGGVGGYYGGRLAQDGHDVELIARGQHLDALKEDGLTVESVEGDFHVDLPATDDPSEIDPVDVVVFCVKSFDTADAAADLDGLLADDGAVLSVQNGVDNEPVLVDAVGSERVWGGVTYIFSTIKEPGVVEHTGGPAHILYGQYHDIDEEPPERSALADAFLDACEEATGMSAKYTENVHATLWDKFALICAQAGLTAATRQPLGRVRANDESWSLYRQVMEEVVAVAHAKGVRFDWDPVGKWLDAMQEGSDDQYSSLHYDLTHGKRMELDALHGSVVAHGRDAGVPVPATRAINAVLAPQADANAE